The DNA segment CACGTACAGGCTATTAAAGGATATGGGCATAAACGCCGTAAAAGTCTCAGATGTTACAGGTTTTCCTGAGATCTTAGATGGCAGAGTCAAAACACTGCATCCTAAGATACACGGAGGACTTTTAGCCATAAGAGACGATGAAAACCATAGAAGGCAGTTGGAGGAAAATGGTATAAAGCCTATCGACATAGTAGCAGTAAATCTGTATCCTTTTAAAGAGACGATATTAAAAGACGATGTTACGCTGGAAGATGCAATAGAGAATATAGACATCGGCGGACCTTCCATGATTAGAGCTGCGGCTAAAAACTACAGATACGTGACAGTCTTAGTTGATCCTGACGACTACGATAAAGTTGTTGAGGAGATAAAAGAATACGGCAATACGAAGGAAGAAACCAGATTTTACCTTGCGATGAAAGCATTTGGACACACCGCATCATACGATTCACTTATATACAATTACCTTTTAGATAAAAATGGCGTAGAGTTTCCTGATACAATAACCTTTTCTTTTGAGAAATCGCAGGACATGAGATATGGCGAGAATCCACATCAAAAAGCTGCATTTTACAAAAACTCATTGAAATCTTTTGGAATATCTGAATGCGTAAAGCTGCATGGGAAAGAGCTTTCTTTCAACAATATAAACGACGCAAATGCTGCGATTGAACTACTTAAAGAGTTTGATGAACCTGCCGCAGTGGCAGTAAAGCATACAAATCCATGTGGCGTTGCAGTTGCAGACAATATATACGATGCCTTCAAGAAAGCTTACGAATGCGATCCAGTTTCAATATTTGGCGGCATTGTGGCGTTTAACCGCAAATTAGATGCAAATACGGCTTTAGAGCTTTCGAAGATATTCTTAGAGATAATAATAGCTCCTGACTTTGAGGAAGAAGCGTTGGCGATTCTTGAGAAAAAGAAAAATGTTAGAATTCTCAAACTTTCAGATGGATATGTAAAAGAGTACGATTTGAAGAAGGTAGAAGGCGGAATATTGGTTCAGGAAAAAGATGAAGTTGACCTGTACGATGATAAACTGACTGTCGTCACAAAAAATGCTCCAAGTGAAAGGGAGCTTAAGGATTTAAGGTTTGCTTGGAAAGTCGTGAAGCATGTGAAATCAAATGCCATCGTTTTGGCTAAAGACGGCATGACTGTTGGAATTGGAGCAGGGCAGGTGAACCGCATTTGGCCTACAGAGCAGTCCATAAGACAAGCAGGTGAAAAAGCAAGGGGAAGTGTGTTGGCTTCAGATGCGTTTTTCCCATTTCCTGATGTTGTGGAAGAAGCATCAAAAGCAGGCATTACATCAATTATCCAGCCAGGTGGGTCTATAAATGATGATGCATCCATTGATGCGGCAGATAAAGCTGGGATTTCAATGATATTCACAGGTATAAGGCATTTTAAACATTAAATGGATGCCTCGATTGTTTGGAGGAGAGAGTATGAATGTTCTTGTTATAGGTGGCGGTGGCAGAGAGCATGCCATAGTTAAAAAGATCAGGGAAAGCGAAAAGGTAGATAGAATATATTGTGCCCCCGGAAATGGTGGTATTTCTGATATAGCAGAATGTGTTGATATAAATGTATCTGATGTGGAGAAGCTTAAGAAATTTGCTATTGATAGCAATGTAGACTTGACGATCGTGGGTCCTGAAGTTCCTCTGATGAAAGGCATAGTTGATGAATTTGAAAGCAGCGGACTTAGAATTTTTGGACCGAGAAGAGATGCCGCTGCTATAGAAGGCAGCAAATATTTTACAAAACTGCTGCTTCATAAGTACAACATTCCTACTGCCAGATTTAAGGCTTTTGACAGATATGATGCGGCATTAAACTTTTTAAAGGATGTATGGTATCCTGTTGTCATAAAGGCTGACGGATTAGCGCAAGGAAAAGGAGTATTTTTGGTATACAGCTATAAAGAGGCAAAAGAAGCTTTAGATATACTTATGAAGGAAAAACGGTTTGGAACATCTGGCGATACAGTGATAATAGAAGAGATGCTTTTCGGAAAAGAAGTTTCTGTGTTGGCATTTACTGATGGAAATACGATAGTCCCGATGGTATCTGCTATGGACTATAAGAGAATCTACGATGGGGATAAAGGGCCAAATACAGGTGGCATGGGCAACATAGCTCCAAATCCTTACTTTGGTGATAAACTGCTTAGTGTTGTAGTGGAAACCATATTAAAACCAGTCATAGCTTCTCTGAAAAAAGAAGGGATAGTATACAAAGGAGTCCTTTACGCTGGGCTAATACTTACAGAAGATGGACCGAAAGTTTTAGAATTCAATGCAAGGTTTGGAGATCCTGAGACACAGGTTGTCCTTCCGCTTTTAAAGACAGATCTTATTGACATAGTAGAGGCTATAATCGATGAAAGGCTTAGTGATATGAAAATAGAATGGGAGGATAAAAAAGCTGTCTGCGTAGTGGCAGCGTCAGAAGGTTACCCTGGTGAGTTTGATACAGGGCATGATATAACAGGTGTTGAAAATACAGATGGAGTTTTTGTCTACCATGCAGGAACTGTAAAAAGAGACGGCAAGTACAAAACGTCTGGTGGGAGAGTCTTGGAAGTCACAGCGCTGGGAAATACTTACGAAGAAGCAAGAGAAAAAGCGTATGATGAGCTTAAGAAGATACACTTTGAAGGAATGTATTTTAGAAGCGATATAGGCATCATTTGAAAGTGAACCCGTATGGTTTTGCCATGCGGGTTTTTTGCATCTTTGTTATCAATCCACACTTTTTGTGATATTATATAATAGAATATCAACAAAATAGGATGTGGTGAAATGGATAGAAGACCGATAGGAGTGTTTGACTCAGGTGTAGGCGGACTTACAGTATTGAAGAAATTAAAGGAACTATTGCCAAATGAGGATTACATATATTTTGGTGATACAAAAAGAGTGCCGTACGGTGATAAGCCTAAAGATGAAATAGAAATGTATGCAAAGCAGATAATCAATTTTATGAATGAGAAAAACACTAAGATAATAGTTATTGCTTGCAATACTACGTGTGCTTCAATCGATAAGAGTGAATATAACGAGATTCTTTTTAGTGTTTTGGAAGCTGGGGCCGAAAGCGCTGCCGGCATTACAAGGAACAATAAAGTTGGTATAATAGCTACTACAAGGACAGTAGAAAGCGGTAGCTACGCTAAAACTATAAAACTTAAAAATAAAGATGCAGACATTTTCCAAAAAGCTTGTCCAGGATTTGTTCCATTGGTGGAAAAAGGGCTATCAGAAAGTGACGAATCGTTTAAATTGGCTGAGGAATATTTAAAAAATTTAAACGATGAGGGAATTGACACGCTTGTCTTAGGGTGTACCCATTATCCGATACTTTTAAATGCCATCAAAAATGCCGTAAGGGAAGATGTGCTAATAGTTGATCCGGCTATTAGATTGTCATATGATGTGATGAATTATTTGAAAGAAAATGATATGCTTAATTTGACTGGCGGTGAAACTCATTATTTTGTAAGCGGCGATGCGAAAAAATTTGCAGATGTTGCGAAACTCATACTAAATGAAGATATCGAGAACATAAGCTGCGTTGACATAGAGAAATATTAAAATTATAAAGAGGGGAGAAACATGAATGAAATTTTAAAAGAAGCCATAAAGATTCAAGAGGAAATCGTAGAGATAAGGAGAAAAATACACAGAGAGCCGGAGCTTGGATTTGAGGAGACAAAGACGTCTGAGCTTGTAAAGAGGTATCTTGGCAGTTTAGGAATCGAAACAAGGACAATTGCAAAGACCGGCATTGTAGGGACGATTTACGGCAATGGGCAGAAAACTATAGCTATTAGAGCTGATATGGATGCACTTCCAATACAGGAAGAAAATGATTTGCCTTATGCTTCGGCTGTACCTGGCAAAATGCACGCTTGTGGACATGATGTGCATACGGCAATTGCTCTTGGAGCAGCTAAGCTTATATCTAAGATGAAAGATAAAATTGATGGCAATGTGAAATTTATCTTTCAACCTGCTGAGGAGACTACAGGAGGAGCTAAGCCTATGCTTGATGCAGGTGTTTTTGATGATCCAAAAGTAGATGCGATCATAGGCTTGCACGTAGACCCAGACCTCAATGTTGGACAAATTGGCTACACATATGGAAAAGCTTACGCGTCATCGGATATGTTTGACATAAACGTAATAGGCAAAAGCAGCCATGGAGCGGAACCCCACAAATCTGTAGACCCTATAGTAATATCTGCAAACATAATCAACATGATTCAAGCAGTCGTAAGCAGAGAATCAAATCCATTAGAGCCTCTTGTCATAACTATCGGCAGCATTGAAGGCGGATACGCCAGAAATGTCATTGCCAGCAAAGTGCGCATGTCTGGAATAATAAGGATGCTAAATGAGGAAAACCGCCACAAGATAGCCTCAAGGGTTGAAGACATAGCTAAAAATACTGCAGAAGCGATGGGAGGCAAAGCCGAATTTAATCGCGTGGAAGGATATCCGTGCCTTATAAACGATAGCAGTATGATAGACATAATGAAAAGAAGTGCTGCATCAATCGTAGGTGATAGCAATGTAATAAGCGTATTGCCGACGCTTGGCGTTGAAGATTTTGCATACTACTTGAAGAAAGTTCCCGGATGCTTTTATAAATTAGGATGTGGAAATAAGGAGAAGGGAATAGATAAGCCCATTCACAACAACATGTTTGACGTTGATGAAAGCTGCATTCCTTATGGCATAGCTATACATGTATTGACTGCCATAAATTATTTAAAAAATGACTCAAAAGATGCAGTTAAGCAAAAGAGGACGCTTAAAAATATGTTTAATTACAGCGACTCTTTATAGAATTAGCAATTTTATTAAAAAATTTTTGTAACCAATAAAAATAAATTGGAAATCAAAAACGCCTTTGATACATATTTATGCATAATTTTTTGCCATATATAGCCATGCTGATGTATAATTTTGAGAATAGGTTTATATATTTGCAAAAATACAGGAAATCTTGCAAAAATAATTTATATGAAGTAAATCTTGACAAAATTAGATTTTTGATGCATAATATGTATTGAAGGGTGGGTGATGAAAGATGTTATTTATAATTACATTGATGGCATTTATAATGATATTTGTACCCGCAACGATAGAGAAAGACAATACTGAGTACGAAGAATTTTTAAGAAGTGAGTTTGGCTACAAAGATACGGTTGATACAGCAATTAAAAATGAAGATTTCAGTGAATTAGCGTATAGTTACAAGTTAAGATAGATGAAAGATTCCTCCCATTTAAAACACTACATCCGGCTATGCCGGATATTTTTATTTTCTGCCCCGAACCCATTGGCTTAATGTTGGTAAATGTGAAGAAAAATGATAAAATATAATGTATCAACAATCAACGAGGTGATATAATGGAGATAAAAGTTGAAAGCTTTAAATTAGATCATAGAACGGTGAAAGCACCGTACGTGAGAAAATCAGGCACTTTAGTTGGACCTAACGGTGATGTTGTAACCAAATACGACATAAGGTTGACACAGCCAAATGTAGATTCAATACCTACAGGTGGCATTCATACATTAGAGCATTTATTTGCTACTTACTTTAGAGATTATTTCGACGACATAATAGATATTTCACCTATGGGGTGCAGGACTGGATTTTACCTTACAAAGTTTGGAGACACATCAATTGACGAGATAAAAGATGCCTTGAAAAAAGTCTTGGAAAGGGTCTTAGCTACAAAAGAAGAAGATGTGCCTGCTACAAATGAGATTCAGTGCGGAAATTATAGAGACCATTCTCTTTTTACAGCGAAAGAATATGCGAAGGCTGTTTTGGAAA comes from the Thermoanaerobacterium aotearoense genome and includes:
- the purH gene encoding bifunctional phosphoribosylaminoimidazolecarboxamide formyltransferase/IMP cyclohydrolase gives rise to the protein MSKRALISVSKKDGIVDFAKKLDEMGYEILSTGGTYRLLKDMGINAVKVSDVTGFPEILDGRVKTLHPKIHGGLLAIRDDENHRRQLEENGIKPIDIVAVNLYPFKETILKDDVTLEDAIENIDIGGPSMIRAAAKNYRYVTVLVDPDDYDKVVEEIKEYGNTKEETRFYLAMKAFGHTASYDSLIYNYLLDKNGVEFPDTITFSFEKSQDMRYGENPHQKAAFYKNSLKSFGISECVKLHGKELSFNNINDANAAIELLKEFDEPAAVAVKHTNPCGVAVADNIYDAFKKAYECDPVSIFGGIVAFNRKLDANTALELSKIFLEIIIAPDFEEEALAILEKKKNVRILKLSDGYVKEYDLKKVEGGILVQEKDEVDLYDDKLTVVTKNAPSERELKDLRFAWKVVKHVKSNAIVLAKDGMTVGIGAGQVNRIWPTEQSIRQAGEKARGSVLASDAFFPFPDVVEEASKAGITSIIQPGGSINDDASIDAADKAGISMIFTGIRHFKH
- the purD gene encoding phosphoribosylamine--glycine ligase; this translates as MNVLVIGGGGREHAIVKKIRESEKVDRIYCAPGNGGISDIAECVDINVSDVEKLKKFAIDSNVDLTIVGPEVPLMKGIVDEFESSGLRIFGPRRDAAAIEGSKYFTKLLLHKYNIPTARFKAFDRYDAALNFLKDVWYPVVIKADGLAQGKGVFLVYSYKEAKEALDILMKEKRFGTSGDTVIIEEMLFGKEVSVLAFTDGNTIVPMVSAMDYKRIYDGDKGPNTGGMGNIAPNPYFGDKLLSVVVETILKPVIASLKKEGIVYKGVLYAGLILTEDGPKVLEFNARFGDPETQVVLPLLKTDLIDIVEAIIDERLSDMKIEWEDKKAVCVVAASEGYPGEFDTGHDITGVENTDGVFVYHAGTVKRDGKYKTSGGRVLEVTALGNTYEEAREKAYDELKKIHFEGMYFRSDIGII
- the murI gene encoding glutamate racemase; translated protein: MDRRPIGVFDSGVGGLTVLKKLKELLPNEDYIYFGDTKRVPYGDKPKDEIEMYAKQIINFMNEKNTKIIVIACNTTCASIDKSEYNEILFSVLEAGAESAAGITRNNKVGIIATTRTVESGSYAKTIKLKNKDADIFQKACPGFVPLVEKGLSESDESFKLAEEYLKNLNDEGIDTLVLGCTHYPILLNAIKNAVREDVLIVDPAIRLSYDVMNYLKENDMLNLTGGETHYFVSGDAKKFADVAKLILNEDIENISCVDIEKY
- a CDS encoding M20 metallopeptidase family protein; this encodes MNEILKEAIKIQEEIVEIRRKIHREPELGFEETKTSELVKRYLGSLGIETRTIAKTGIVGTIYGNGQKTIAIRADMDALPIQEENDLPYASAVPGKMHACGHDVHTAIALGAAKLISKMKDKIDGNVKFIFQPAEETTGGAKPMLDAGVFDDPKVDAIIGLHVDPDLNVGQIGYTYGKAYASSDMFDINVIGKSSHGAEPHKSVDPIVISANIINMIQAVVSRESNPLEPLVITIGSIEGGYARNVIASKVRMSGIIRMLNEENRHKIASRVEDIAKNTAEAMGGKAEFNRVEGYPCLINDSSMIDIMKRSAASIVGDSNVISVLPTLGVEDFAYYLKKVPGCFYKLGCGNKEKGIDKPIHNNMFDVDESCIPYGIAIHVLTAINYLKNDSKDAVKQKRTLKNMFNYSDSL
- a CDS encoding S-ribosylhomocysteine lyase translates to MEIKVESFKLDHRTVKAPYVRKSGTLVGPNGDVVTKYDIRLTQPNVDSIPTGGIHTLEHLFATYFRDYFDDIIDISPMGCRTGFYLTKFGDTSIDEIKDALKKVLERVLATKEEDVPATNEIQCGNYRDHSLFTAKEYAKAVLEKL